DNA from Megachile rotundata isolate GNS110a chromosome 8, iyMegRotu1, whole genome shotgun sequence:
GTTATTACGCTCTACTCCCTGTCGCGCGTGCTGCCGATGATCGATTAATGTTCCTCGTAAAAACAGCCAAAAAGAAAAAGGAGCAGCTCTTCGAGAACGTGACTCGGCTGGTACTTTGTATCCTTAATCCTGCGATATTTACAACGACACGAGCTTCCGTTTAAACGATCCCCATCGTACGATCAACCTCGCAGGACTCGTTAAATTTCGTTGAATCGGGCGAGCACGATCAGGATCGTTCAACAAAATCGCTACATCTCACTCCAAGACAATGGATAGCGTTTAACACGTACGCGAGACATTAACCTAAGTGATAATTGGACGCCGCTTATATTTACAAGCTATACGAACGTAAACCCTGGTTAGTCCTCGAGTCCTTGACAGTTCCTGTTCGAAGGACCAAGTGTTTCTCACGGTTGGCTCCTGACTAGTACATTCGGTCGGAACAAGTCGAGAAATTCCGTATTCTCCGTGGACCCGATACGAATTCTAACGTAAACTGATCAAGACTTGGGCAAATTTACAACCGGATATCTTCCAGGAGATTCCTGCGTTCAGAAATCCTTTGAGCCGGTTAATTTTGTCCTTTAGTACGGTCTCCAGACCTGTCTGGGTTTAGGGCTCGTCTCTCTTCTCGCTCGGACTCCTTCTCTCTCGACTTCGCTGTCTTCGTCCTTCTTCCTGGTGGTCAAATCCTGACCCATGTTTTCCTTGTCCTGTCCCCGCTTAGTGCTCAGATCCACGGTTCCTTCGAGACGGATTTTCACCGCCAAGTCTCGTCGCGAAATCTGCTCGTCGTTGAACGTTTCTTGATCGTTCGAGTTCTCCATACTGGGTCGCAGATGAACGGAAGCATCCTGAAACGTGACATCCGTGGTGACGTCTTCGAGGTCGCTTCTAACCGGCGAGATCCTCGGCGAGTCCTGTTCTTGAAGAGATTCGTCGCTCCTCGCGCGATCTCGGTTCCCGTCGTGCTCGTTCCTGTCGTCGACCTCTATACTTCCATCAGGACTATCCAAACCGGACCTGGGAAACGGATCCTGTTCGTCGTCCCTCTGTTTCTCTTCTTTCAAATCGATTTCCGGGCTATTGCTACGACTTCGGAGTTTCCTCGCTTCTTCCAACCTAGCCTGATCGGGCCTCTGCAATCGTTGCTGCGCCAATCTCAACGCTAGAGCGTGCCACTCGGGCTCCAAGGCGTACTGCTGCGTGTGATAGAGAGGGTTGTACAGCCAGGACGATTGCGGCAGCAGCGGGGCGAATATCGAGCCGAAGATGGACCCTGTAGCTCCCAGAAGATGAAGACCTGTCGTTAGAATTATTGTCAACTCGACGGTGCCAACTAAAGTTGGTGGAGATAGCAGAATTATTTCGACCCGTGCCAACGCTTCTAAATTGATTAACTTCGGTACCTTGGAAGTGCGAATGATGTCCAGAAGGAGTGGGCGTCGTGGTGGTCGTGGTGGGTTCGGCGGGTGGCGTTGGCGCCGCGACGGTGGCCGTCGTGAGCAGTCCAGGTCCGGGATTACCAGGTGACGTCGTCGGTGTCACTACCCTCACGGAAACGCTGATTGGAACCAAATCGTTCCTGGACGACTCTTTAAGAAACCCATTAACCAGTGAACTCCAGAGATTTAACTATCCTTCGACGCGGCAATTCGATTCGGACATCCTTTCGATTCCGATGAAATTAACAACGTCTTCGATCGAGCGCACTTTAGATCGCTTCGAAAAATCCAACTCGATAACGTTAAACACATCTTGATTCGAAGGATGTCATTTCGTGATAACGTCGGACAAAAGTGTTTGAATCCTTACCGGTGTTAGGTCCAGGTAATCTAGGGGATCTTTGCTCCATACTATGGTGGAAGGGATTGAAGGCCGACGCACCAGCTGTTGGAGGATGTGTATGCGAGTGGTGACCAGGAGGTGGTGGAAGACAGTGGGGTGGCAGAGAACCTCGGGGTAATCCACCCCACCCTTGACTTGCTCCTTGCTCCAGACTCAGGTGTTGCAAGCCTGTGCAATCGAAACGATCTCTGAAATTATGTCTGTCAGTCTTTCGGCTTCTTGGTCAGTATCTTCCGAGAAATTCGTGGGATCGATACGGGACTGGACCTTGGCTGGGGAAATCTAACCCTTAACGCGTTGACTGATGCGGCGGACACCGGTGGCCGACGCGAAGCGAAATCTACTCTTATCTACTCTTATATAGAAGGAACTTCTCGATAACAATGTTAATTATTTAGGCGAACAGTAACCAGAGTTTGAACGTTTTAAGATCAATCAACCTAGTATCTAGTATCTAAATCGATACTGTGAAACGTTAAATTTTTGAACGATCATACAGAAAATAGATTCTATATTCGTCAgagtatcgatcatatcaaaataggaaattagagattaaTACGATGATAGTGGACCACGTCCGGAGTAAATACTGTTTACGGGATCtttgaaagaataaaaatgttgtaAAGAGTCGAGTTAACAAGAAAGAATCAAAGGATACTAAATAAAATCTGGCAAAAATGTCAAGCACGAAACCCGCGATGGATGCCTGAAAACGATCGTAATAAATGACCAAACAAGTTGGTACGAAGGGAAAAATAGAAACGTTCTCTGAAGATCTGGAAATGTTGTATGTCGGACGGATAAGCGATCACTCGATGACAGATAGAGCTACAGAAACGTTTCCCTTTGACGTAGCGAGCGTTTGACGTGGATGGACAGTTAAATTTATCCAATAGAGAATAGAGAAACGATCGATTACCTTTTTTTCAATGGTAGCCGATACCGCGCGACCATAGACAATGTTCGCGTATACGTGTGTAGATGCAGGCATGCAATTAAATCCACGATAACGGAGGAATTAATCTATTTGAACGCGATTACGTTGCTCATCCTCCATTTTCGAGCACAAAAGGAAAACGAGCGAACGATCCGagcgaaagaaaaagagaaaattcCATCGAGACTCTAGGAGGAAAATAATCGAAGCAAGAGCATCGGGCAAGGAAATGACAAAACCGCGAGAAAAGGAATTAAAGTTCGTCGAACGAGAGGTTGTAGGGTGGAAGGGGTTGAAACGAAGCCCGTAGTCAACGGTATAGTATCGGTTTTTCGAAACACCTTGATCAATAGCAGATTATACCGTCATCTGTGCAGGGCAGTTTAAAAATTCCGTGAAAGCTCCGAAGCCACCGACTTGAAGGGTGGGGATCTTGTCGGAGTGGCAAATAGGGGAAGCTTTCGAGCTGGTGGGGAGGGTTGTCTGGTCACTGGAACGTGGGCGTGGCGCATCGTGCTTGCGAACACGACGATTGGACCATCGACTATCCCCACCAGCCGCCAGACACCCCTTGGTAGGGATGTAAAAAGCTCGGTAGGGGTCGAAGGGGTGATTTTTAAGCTCTCTTTAAGCCGAGCTTGCCAGAGAGGACACCACTATCTCGCGTTCTACCACATCGTCGTGGAACAGCAGCAGCCCAGCTGGAAACTCGCAAGGgtagagagaaaaagagacgaacagagaggacggagagagagagagaacttGTAGCTGCAGCTATTTTATGAGAGGATTAAGAAAACGATAAGAGGCGAAAGCTACCCTGCCTGCGAGCTTAAGGAGGCCAAGGGTTTCCCTGTACCCGTTGCACCATAAGTGATGTGTTCTCGGAGAAAATCCTCGCTCGATATTTCTTTTCATTCCAAAGACTTCCACGATTAATATTCGATTCTCCGAAATGAGGCTTCTAATTACTCAATCGAGCTCTTCTATTTGTTACTCTCAACagtttttttcataaaattttgaagCACACAATTATATCTATTTCACGTGTTGATGAACTACCACATGTGCTTTCTTTGTTTCTTATATTTAATACGAGACAAAGACCGGATACCGCaattagtaattaataaaaCAGCGGGTtggaaaattcagaagtttCGGTATTTGACAGCAGCGCGTATCTATTTCAAACAGCTCGTAACATACTTTCAATTTAATAAACCCCCAAAACGC
Protein-coding regions in this window:
- the LOC100875339 gene encoding uncharacterized protein LOC100875339 isoform X2 → MTNPLRDARPEDRPPGLDYPDPRLVRNGHQDHQGNSVHQIGGGRIRRTRTSSSRRRMHLTNEVPPQGSTGANNLPDYALTADLLAERTLDGLFAEHPGELVRTGSPHVVCTVLPAHWRSNKTLPVAFKVVALGEVGDGTLVTVRAGNDENCCAELRNSTAVMKNQVAKFNDLRFVGRSGRGKSFTLTIMLQTSPPQIATLSKAIKVTVDGPREPRSKTRHQAFHPFHFGPRPFPFGHPQDPLGFKLSGLQHLSLEQGASQGWGGLPRGSLPPHCLPPPPGHHSHTHPPTAGASAFNPFHHSMEQRSPRLPGPNTESSRNDLVPISVSVRVVTPTTSPGNPGPGLLTTATVAAPTPPAEPTTTTTTPTPSGHHSHFQGSIFGSIFAPLLPQSSWLYNPLYHTQQYALEPEWHALALRLAQQRLQRPDQARLEEARKLRSRSNSPEIDLKEEKQRDDEQDPFPRSGLDSPDGSIEVDDRNEHDGNRDRARSDESLQEQDSPRISPVRSDLEDVTTDVTFQDASVHLRPSMENSNDQETFNDEQISRRDLAVKIRLEGTVDLSTKRGQDKENMGQDLTTRKKDEDSEVEREGVRARRETSPKPRQVWRPY
- the LOC100875339 gene encoding uncharacterized protein LOC100875339 isoform X4 — translated: MTNPLRDARPEDRPPGLDYPDPRLVRNGHQDHQGNSVHQIGGGRIRRTRTSSSRRRMHLTNEVPPQGSTGANNLPDYALTADLLAERTLDGLFAEHPGELVRTGKSFTLTIMLQTSPPQIATLSKAIKVTVDGPREPRSKTRHQAFHPFHFGPRPFPFGHPQDPLGFKLSGLQHLSLEQGASQGWGGLPRGSLPPHCLPPPPGHHSHTHPPTAGASAFNPFHHSMEQRSPRLPGPNTESSRNDLVPISVSVRVVTPTTSPGNPGPGLLTTATVAAPTPPAEPTTTTTTPTPSGHHSHFQGLHLLGATGSIFGSIFAPLLPQSSWLYNPLYHTQQYALEPEWHALALRLAQQRLQRPDQARLEEARKLRSRSNSPEIDLKEEKQRDDEQDPFPRSGLDSPDGSIEVDDRNEHDGNRDRARSDESLQEQDSPRISPVRSDLEDVTTDVTFQDASVHLRPSMENSNDQETFNDEQISRRDLAVKIRLEGTVDLSTKRGQDKENMGQDLTTRKKDEDSEVEREGVRARRETSPKPRQVWRPY
- the LOC100875339 gene encoding uncharacterized protein LOC100875339 isoform X3; translation: MTNPLRDARPEDRPPGLDYPDPRLVRNGHQDHQGNSVHQIGGGRIRRTRTSSSRRRMHLTNEVPPQGSTGANNLPDYALTADLLAERTLDGLFAEHPGELVRTGSPHVVCTVLPAHWRSNKTLPVAFKVVALGEVGDGTLVTVRAGNDENCCAELRNSTAVMKNQVAKFNDLRFVGRSGRGKSFTLTIMLQTSPPQIATLSKAIKVTVDGPREPRSKTSLQHLSLEQGASQGWGGLPRGSLPPHCLPPPPGHHSHTHPPTAGASAFNPFHHSMEQRSPRLPGPNTESSRNDLVPISVSVRVVTPTTSPGNPGPGLLTTATVAAPTPPAEPTTTTTTPTPSGHHSHFQGLHLLGATGSIFGSIFAPLLPQSSWLYNPLYHTQQYALEPEWHALALRLAQQRLQRPDQARLEEARKLRSRSNSPEIDLKEEKQRDDEQDPFPRSGLDSPDGSIEVDDRNEHDGNRDRARSDESLQEQDSPRISPVRSDLEDVTTDVTFQDASVHLRPSMENSNDQETFNDEQISRRDLAVKIRLEGTVDLSTKRGQDKENMGQDLTTRKKDEDSEVEREGVRARRETSPKPRQVWRPY
- the LOC100875339 gene encoding uncharacterized protein LOC100875339 isoform X1 yields the protein MTNPLRDARPEDRPPGLDYPDPRLVRNGHQDHQGNSVHQIGGGRIRRTRTSSSRRRMHLTNEVPPQGSTGANNLPDYALTADLLAERTLDGLFAEHPGELVRTGSPHVVCTVLPAHWRSNKTLPVAFKVVALGEVGDGTLVTVRAGNDENCCAELRNSTAVMKNQVAKFNDLRFVGRSGRGKSFTLTIMLQTSPPQIATLSKAIKVTVDGPREPRSKTRHQAFHPFHFGPRPFPFGHPQDPLGFKLSGLQHLSLEQGASQGWGGLPRGSLPPHCLPPPPGHHSHTHPPTAGASAFNPFHHSMEQRSPRLPGPNTESSRNDLVPISVSVRVVTPTTSPGNPGPGLLTTATVAAPTPPAEPTTTTTTPTPSGHHSHFQGLHLLGATGSIFGSIFAPLLPQSSWLYNPLYHTQQYALEPEWHALALRLAQQRLQRPDQARLEEARKLRSRSNSPEIDLKEEKQRDDEQDPFPRSGLDSPDGSIEVDDRNEHDGNRDRARSDESLQEQDSPRISPVRSDLEDVTTDVTFQDASVHLRPSMENSNDQETFNDEQISRRDLAVKIRLEGTVDLSTKRGQDKENMGQDLTTRKKDEDSEVEREGVRARRETSPKPRQVWRPY